One Polaribacter reichenbachii genomic window, AAAATTAGAGTTTTTCATATAAGCGAAGAAGAAAGCTTAAAATCTTGTCAAAATTATAATTTATCTATGCTAAAAGTTTACCTAGAAGATCATCCTCATAAGTTTGATTGGATACCCAATTACACCAAAAAAACGTATGAGATTAATGAGTTTCTAAAAGATCATAACATTAGCATCTTGGCTATGATTAACTACAAACATAGCTTTACAGAAGACATTATAAAAGAGCCTGTTATAAAAAACATTGGGTTTCATCCTATTGTTCCGTTTTTGGTAATTCCGTCTCAGAACTGATATATATCATTGTAATTTTAGTAATGTAATAGTATTTTTAGCTAACACATTTAAAACTAAAGTTATGAAACGTAAAATACTTTTACCTACAGATTTTTCTAAAAATGCTTGGTACGCTATACAATATGCTTTAGAACTTTATAAAAAAGATACTTGCCATTTTTATATACTAAATGTTTTTTCTGCAACAAGCGATATTATGAAAAACTTAATAAACTTAGAGCCAGGCAGTGAGTTGTACGAAGTAATTAAAGAAAAATCTGAAACCGGTTTACAAAAGGTTTTAGAAATGTTAAAGTTGCATAAATACAACAATCCTAAACATAATTTCGAAACCATTTCAGTGTTTAACAACCCATTAGAAGCTATTAAAAATATAGTTGAAAAGAAAGATATAGAAATGATTGTTATGGGTACAAAAGGGGCTACAAATACTTCTCTTATTGCCTATGGTAGCACTGCTATTTATGTAATGGAAAAAGTTAGGAATTGCCCTGTAATTGTGGTGCCAGAAAAAGCAAAACGAAACTTACCAAAAGAAATTGTTTTTCCTACAAGTTATAAAACACATTATAAAAGACGTCAGTTAAATAGTTTAATAGATGTTGCTAAGAAATGTAATTCAAGAATTGCAATATTACATATTGCTGAAGAAGAAAAATTAAGTGAAGAACAATTAGAGAACAAAG contains:
- a CDS encoding universal stress protein, whose translation is MKRKILLPTDFSKNAWYAIQYALELYKKDTCHFYILNVFSATSDIMKNLINLEPGSELYEVIKEKSETGLQKVLEMLKLHKYNNPKHNFETISVFNNPLEAIKNIVEKKDIEMIVMGTKGATNTSLIAYGSTAIYVMEKVRNCPVIVVPEKAKRNLPKEIVFPTSYKTHYKRRQLNSLIDVAKKCNSRIAILHIAEEEKLSEEQLENKELLEEIFEEVNYGFHTLSKNAIETAIDVFVESRESDMVAFINKKHTFFGSILSQPLVKDITYNSNTPILVMHDLRN